A single genomic interval of Mucilaginibacter robiniae harbors:
- a CDS encoding aspartyl protease family protein — MKTTIPLQVIDLNDDGFHLLVEAFVFNTRFNIVLDTGASKTVFDQSMLLEVQNSLNITASERLSAGLGTTTMASYSAILNNFKIGKLSLLNFEVAVLDLSTINQAYQQLNHPQVLGVLGGDILMQYKAVINYNKLTLRLEI, encoded by the coding sequence ATGAAAACTACCATTCCCTTACAAGTAATAGATTTAAATGATGATGGCTTCCACCTTTTGGTGGAAGCTTTCGTTTTTAATACCCGTTTTAACATAGTGCTGGATACTGGCGCATCAAAAACAGTGTTTGACCAATCAATGCTTTTAGAAGTTCAGAATAGCTTGAATATTACAGCTTCCGAACGCTTGTCGGCTGGGTTAGGTACTACAACTATGGCATCCTACAGTGCCATTTTAAATAACTTTAAAATAGGTAAGCTTTCACTCCTCAACTTTGAAGTAGCCGTATTAGATTTGTCCACCATCAATCAAGCCTATCAGCAGTTGAATCATCCGCAGGTACTGGGTGTATTAGGCGGCGATATCTTGATGCAATACAAAGCGGTAATTAACTATAATAAACTTACGCTTCGTTTAGAAATATGA
- a CDS encoding class I SAM-dependent methyltransferase, whose product MSDVLGKALYDYQFQNSPGKLWINNRYGERELMDLAIYFRNEDDMTDLEWLAMNECRGKVLDIGAAAGSHALELQTRGYDVTALDISPLAINVMQARGVHKVQQADIFTYSGTTYDTLLLLMNGIGLAGTLKDLPALLLHMKSLLEPGGQLLFDSSDVTYLYDGNLPANQVYYGEIAYQYQYKQQKSNWFNWLYVDEQSLLEVANEAGFATEVLYEDEYQQYLVRLTTI is encoded by the coding sequence ATGAGTGATGTTTTAGGCAAAGCCCTGTATGACTATCAGTTCCAGAACTCTCCAGGCAAACTCTGGATTAATAACCGTTATGGCGAACGTGAGCTCATGGACCTGGCTATTTATTTCAGGAATGAAGACGACATGACTGATTTGGAATGGCTGGCGATGAACGAGTGCCGGGGCAAAGTTCTGGATATTGGCGCTGCTGCGGGCAGCCATGCACTGGAACTGCAAACCCGAGGGTATGACGTAACCGCTTTAGACATATCACCACTAGCCATAAATGTAATGCAGGCACGTGGCGTACACAAAGTGCAGCAAGCAGATATATTCACCTATTCAGGTACCACTTACGATACTTTATTATTGTTGATGAATGGTATAGGTTTAGCCGGAACACTAAAAGATTTACCAGCTTTACTACTACATATGAAAAGCTTGTTAGAACCTGGCGGTCAGTTACTCTTCGATTCATCTGATGTAACTTACTTGTATGATGGTAACCTGCCTGCTAATCAGGTTTATTACGGCGAAATTGCTTATCAGTATCAATACAAACAACAAAAATCCAACTGGTTTAATTGGCTATATGTTGACGAGCAAAGCCTACTTGAAGTAGCGAATGAAGCTGGCTTTGCTACTGAAGTATTATATGAAGATGAATACCAGCAATATTTAGTTCGGTTAACTACTATTTAG